From Bradyrhizobium symbiodeficiens, the proteins below share one genomic window:
- a CDS encoding MotA/TolQ/ExbB proton channel family protein, with the protein MSSITIGPIASATTDPSERSALLFWMIFTGLSIFAVVLLWRFGLIHLMLTSDRTYISSVIAVLYVLTCGHCFLRTRAIAREGAAARRCREALAAPDGGKVLDANAAVLPQGLVRDHIQSLVTKAAAQDFRPVDQTLLLRTLADRLRGSNGFGAFVSDTLMKLGLLGTIVGFIIMLAPIAGLDAADKVAMRSSMGLMSDGMAVAMYTTLAGLVGSILVRIQYYMLDAATQRVFSDAVVLTETYVTPVLERKGSDKSSDKGSGTPP; encoded by the coding sequence ATGAGCTCGATCACGATTGGACCGATCGCGTCTGCTACGACCGACCCATCCGAGCGCAGCGCGCTCCTGTTCTGGATGATCTTCACGGGGCTCTCGATCTTCGCCGTCGTGCTGCTGTGGCGGTTCGGCCTGATCCATCTGATGCTGACCTCGGACCGGACCTACATTTCCAGCGTCATCGCGGTGCTCTATGTCCTGACTTGCGGCCATTGTTTTCTGCGCACGCGCGCGATCGCGCGTGAAGGCGCAGCGGCGCGGCGCTGCCGTGAGGCGCTCGCGGCGCCTGACGGCGGCAAGGTGCTCGATGCGAACGCGGCGGTGCTGCCACAGGGGCTGGTGCGCGACCACATCCAGAGCCTGGTAACGAAGGCGGCCGCGCAGGACTTTCGCCCGGTGGACCAGACGCTGCTGCTGCGGACGCTCGCGGACCGGCTGCGCGGCTCCAACGGGTTCGGCGCCTTCGTCTCGGATACGCTGATGAAGCTCGGCCTGCTCGGCACCATCGTCGGCTTCATCATCATGCTGGCGCCAATCGCGGGGCTGGATGCTGCCGACAAGGTCGCGATGCGCTCTTCGATGGGGCTGATGAGCGACGGCATGGCGGTGGCGATGTACACGACGCTCGCCGGCCTCGTCGGCTCGATCCTGGTCCGTATTCAGTACTACATGCTGGACGCCGCGACCCAGCGGGTGTTCTCGGATGCGGTCGTGTTGACCGAGACCTATGTGACGCCGGTGCTGGAGCGAAAGGGTTCGGACAAGAGTTCTGACAAGGGCTCCGGAACGCCGCCATGA